The stretch of DNA CACCCCATTTTGGCAATCTTTCTATTTTTGGTCGTTTTGTTCCAGGAATTGACACAATTGACTGTTTTTTGGAAAATTCTCGTTTTGGGAAAAAGTATTTTTTCCTCTAAAAAGTGGAGTGGAGGCCTTAAATTCCCTATATTGAATCCTAAAAAGTGGTATATAATTTTAAGATCAATATTATTATCCGGCTAGGCATCTTATTATTGTTGATATTGGGAATTGCGCTTAGTCTGGAAAATGGTTTTCACCTCACCACCGGTTTTGGTGTCCTGCTCTGTGGTATTTTAATTGTCAATTTATTCAATTATGTAGACCAGACGAATAAGGATCTCGCCAACTTTTTCGAAAGTATTCAATACAATGATTTCAATACCACTGGATCAGGGCGGCACCGCGGTGATTCTTTTGGCAATTTACACGATGGATTTAACCTGATCAATCGCAAATTTCGAGACATCCGAGCGGAAAAAGAAGCCAATCATCAGTTTCTACAAACGGTAGTTGAACACGTAGAAGTAGGCCTCTTGTGTATAGATGAAGAAGGAGAAGTCGTTTTAATGAATAAAGCCTTGCAAAGGCTCATCCGCAAATCCTATCTCGTCAATCTCAAAGGGCTTAAAAAGATCGATGAACACCTTTGGGAGGCCATCACCCAACTCAAACCCGGCGATAGGGAACTATTGAAATTGAATATTGACAATCGGCTCATGCAAATAGCTGTTCGCGCCATCGATTTAATCCTCAATAAAGAAAATCTTCGACTTATTTCTTTTCAAAATATCCAGAGTGAGCTGGAAGCCCAGGAATTGGTGGCCTACCAAAAGCTCATTCGAATTCTAACCCATGAAATCATGAATTCTGTGGCCCCTATTGCCTCTTTGAGTTCTACCGTTAATGATGTAATAGCCGATAAAGATCAGTTAGCACCCGATTATATTCAGATGATCAAAAATGCGGTAAGGGTTATCAAAAAAAGAAGTGAAGGCTTACTTGACTTTACAGAAACTTACCGAAGCCTGACCCGAATTCCGCCGCCCAATTTCCAGATAGTCAGCGGGGAAGCCCTCTTGGAAGAACTACAAACCCTTTTCAAACCAGATTTAGACAGCAAAAAAATCACCCTAAATCTGCACCTTCCTCCCAGCCCCGTCACCTTCCAGGGCGATCCCAACTTATTGGAGCAAGTCCTGATCAATCTTCTAAAGAACGCTGCGGATTCCCTTGTTGATCGAGACCATCCGACTATTGATCTCTACCTACAGAAAACACCTGACGATAAGGTCATTTTTCGAGTAGTGGACAATGGCAATGGGATTCCCCAGGATATGATGGACCAAATCTTCGTTCCTTTTTTTACGACCAAAGATGAAGGATCTGGTATTGGATTAAGTCTTTCCAGGCAAATCATCAGGTTGCACAAAGGAGAATTAGAGTTGCAGTCGGTGGAGGGAGAAGGGACGGTGGTAACGATTGTTTTGTAGGCGAAAGTCGTAGGTCGAGGGCGGAAAGAAACAACAGACCAAACAAACCCCTAGCCATTTCCAATCCCATCGGGATTCAACATTGGTAGAGCCAGCATGAAGGTGAAAAGGCGTAAGTCGAGGGCGGAAAGCAGCAACAGACCAAACAAACCCCAAGCCATTTCCAATCCCATCGGGATTCAACATTGGTAGAGCCAGCATGAAGGTGAAAAGTCGTAAGTCGAGGGCGGAAAGCAGCAACAGACCAAACAAACCCCAAGCCATTTCCAATCCCATCGGGATTCAATATTGGTAGAGCCTTCCCATTAATCAACATAATATCATTTAATTAATCAAAAGCATAATGAGTCAGGTAAAAAGAAGAGATTTCATCAAGCATTCGGTTATCGCAGGGGTTGGGGCATCTTTGCTCAGCGATCCCCTCCATGCCAAAGATCAGGAATCCTTTAAAAGTGCTATCAAACCCAACCCCTCACCCAAAAAAGTTATCGTGGGTGGCGGTGGAATTGGGGGACTTTGCACTGCATATGAATTGATGAAAAGAGGGCATGATGTAACAGTGCTTGAAGCCTCAGGGCGTCATGGCGGACATGTTTATACGGCCAGAGATGGTTTGTCCGACGGATTATATGGCGACTATGGCCAAGAACATATTACCAAACCTGGGTATGACCGGTATTGGGCCTATCTGGAGGAATTCAACATTACTGCCCTACCCTATCCCCGGCGAAAGAACGTGCTTCGCAGGATTAATGGCAAATTTTATACAGAAGAAATGCTCCGTGATCCGGTGATACTCAAGGAATTTGGATTCAACGAAAAGGAGGTTCAATTTCTTTCCAACCACCCCTGGTGGGATTTGAAGTCACTTTATGTAAATCCTTACCTGGATAAGTTCACGGATGAATACCAACCTTTCGGGGTGGGATATGACGACTGGGACCATATTCCTATTTCGGATATTTACAAAAAGGATGGTGCATCCGAAACTGCCTTGAGCCGCCTGGGAGGAAACCACAGCTCTGCCCTATATGAGCTTTGGCATGCTGCTATCCTCAAGCTTAGAGGGGTCCCCTTGGCGCCACCTGAGGTCTATAGGCTGAAAGGCGGTAATCAATCCCTTCCTGATGCCTTTGCCAAAAGATTAGGCCCACGTGTTTGGCTGAATTGTCAAATTACGAATATAGAACAAAACGACTCCGGTGTCTCCATTACCTATCAGCAACAAGGAAAAGAAAGCAAGATGGAGGCGGATTATTATGTCAATTGTATTCCCTTACCTACGCTAAAAAACATTCCCATAACGCCCGTATTACCTGCCACCAGACAATATATCAACGAAAATATTACTTATGACTCTTATCAGCGATTCGTCTTTCAGGCAAGTTCGAAATTTTGGGAGGAAGATGGGCTGAGCATTAACATGGACCTCGACCACCCTGACTTGTGGAGCGTTTGGCAATCGGCTGAAGAAGTGGACACGCATCGGGTAATTGTCCTGGGTACAGGGCCTGGCGGCATTTCTCCTCAACGGGCATTGGCGGCATTTAGGGAAGTGTATCCTGGTAAAAGAGACACCATTGAGCAGGCAGTAAGTCGCGATTGGACAAAACAGAAATATTCTCCTAATTGCGAAAGGCTTGCTTTTCCATTGGGTGAACTTAATAAATTCTGGCCACATTTAATGGAGCCGGTCGGGCGTATTCACTTTGCCGGAGCCTATGCCGATAACCTCAACTGGGGGACGGAGGCTGCTACTCGGTCCGCTAACAGAGTGGCGGAGACCATCGACAAGACCTGATTATAAGCTGAATTTAAAACTGTGTTATGCAAGATTTATTGGTTCGTTTTTTTGTGCGTTATCTACTATTGCTGATAAGCTTGATCTCTCATGCCCATGCACAAGTTGAAAATAAAGCCCCAATCGTCGAAATTATTAAACCCCTGGCCAGTGAGCCACTACACTGGAATACGTTGGTTCCTTATGCGATTAAGGTAAACGATATAGAAGATGGCAACTCTGCTTATGAAGAAATAGCAGATCGGGAAGTAATTCTCATCGTCAAATACCTGGAAGATCTATCCTTAGTAAATAGTTATGTTGCCGGGATTGACCGAGATTTGGTTCCTTTAATGACCATGAGCAAATCGACCTGCCTCAATTGTCATGCCGCCAGCAACAAGTTTATTGGACCGTCCTTTGAGCTTATCGCTAAAAAATATAGTACGGTTGAAAATGCTAAATCATACCTAACTGAAAAAGTGGCAGCAGGTGGCACTGGCATATGGGGTGAAGAGAAAATGCCACCCAACCCTGGCTTAACTAAAGCGGAAATAAACCTTATGGTAGATTGGATTCTTAAGCAAAAAGACCACCCCTCCCCTTTCTATGTGGGCCTGTCGGGTGCCATTCGAACTAAGGAAGAACCGAACAACGCCAGCAAGGGGGGCTATGTCCTGACCGCTGCCTATGAGGATCATGGCGTGGCTTTATTTCCCAAAAACCGAAAAATAGGGCGGCAAAGTATGCTGCTTTTACCCAAGCCGTGAATTTTTGCTCTTCTCTGTAGCATTTGTGTGATTTTCTGCCCAAAGCGTAGGGGATTCAGCGGAGTGGAAGGCATTGAAAAAATCGTTATTCATGAAGAAAATCGAAATAATTATCTTCCTGATAACAAGCGTTTTGTTATTGGTTTTATGGATTTTGAATTATGATAGAAAGAGTATTCGCCATGTATTAAACTATCCCATTAAAAGAAAAAAAAAACCGTGCCCATTAGGACACGGTTTTCAAATAAATCCTTCAACAAAATTATGGAACCCCTAATGAATTTTTTTAATTCCCCCAAAAGGGAAGAGGAATATATCAATCATTTACAATTGTACTTCTTTATAGTAGGTCTTTTCGGAAGTCCTAACTTTTACCAGGTAAGTACCAGGGCTCAAATTGCTCACATCAAATCGGCGACTTACTTTTAGTACATTTTTTAAGGATTCCTCATGTACTAATTCCCCACCAATTTTGCTGATTTCAATGTCAATATTAGCTAGCTCATTATTCAGCAAAGAAACATCCAGTAGCCCCTTTTTAACCTTCACAATAGGGATATAACGAAATTTTTGGTCTGCTTCTTTAAGACGAATCCCTAATTCAGTGATCGTAAAAGGTTGTAAAACAGTCCTTGTCTCAGTCGTAAATTCCAAGATATAAGCCCCATTTGGCAAAGAGGTTAAGTCGAAAATTTTATGGTAACTCGAACTTCCTTCAAGCACTTGCGAAAATAGGCTGATATCATCTTTATCTGTCAACCTAACACTTGCGTTTCCGTTAAGGCCCTCTACTACAAAACTGATTTTCTTATCAAAATCAGCTTTTGTAATTTGGAGCGTCGGTAGCACTCCATTGGCAAATAGAACCACGGTAAAAGCTAAATATACACCGAATGTCAACATACTTTTAATCATTACCTTCATCATAACAGTCTTTTGGTTAGTAAAAAAATAAAACTGCATTTTGGCCAAATGCAAAGAAGCAAGCTTCTTTTATTTTTTCATGTAGGGGTGTCCAGGTGATGATTACAATGGCAAAGATAAAGCGCCCCTTCTCCCTATGCTACCTTTAATTTAGCCAGTTATGATGCTATTTTACCCCTTTACATACAATTAACAGAAAAATAGATCAATATAACATATTTTTTTGCAGAATTTAATTTGGCCGGGCACACAAAGCCAATACACTAGTCTGCTGGACAGGATTTAAACCTTTGAAAATTTCAATTTCGAGTTTTGACTTTGACAGGCTATGAGGAGGCTATTTTGGGGCTGTTTTTTCAAAAAAACAGCAAAGAATTATCATTTCACTTGAAAAATCGTCCATTTAGGGTTCCAAAACAAATGCTTAAGTATAAGAAAGCGTTAAACAGCTTCTTAAAATA from Saprospiraceae bacterium encodes:
- a CDS encoding HAMP domain-containing sensor histidine kinase, which translates into the protein MVYNFKINIIIRLGILLLLILGIALSLENGFHLTTGFGVLLCGILIVNLFNYVDQTNKDLANFFESIQYNDFNTTGSGRHRGDSFGNLHDGFNLINRKFRDIRAEKEANHQFLQTVVEHVEVGLLCIDEEGEVVLMNKALQRLIRKSYLVNLKGLKKIDEHLWEAITQLKPGDRELLKLNIDNRLMQIAVRAIDLILNKENLRLISFQNIQSELEAQELVAYQKLIRILTHEIMNSVAPIASLSSTVNDVIADKDQLAPDYIQMIKNAVRVIKKRSEGLLDFTETYRSLTRIPPPNFQIVSGEALLEELQTLFKPDLDSKKITLNLHLPPSPVTFQGDPNLLEQVLINLLKNAADSLVDRDHPTIDLYLQKTPDDKVIFRVVDNGNGIPQDMMDQIFVPFFTTKDEGSGIGLSLSRQIIRLHKGELELQSVEGEGTVVTIVL
- a CDS encoding T9SS type A sorting domain-containing protein, with protein sequence MMKVMIKSMLTFGVYLAFTVVLFANGVLPTLQITKADFDKKISFVVEGLNGNASVRLTDKDDISLFSQVLEGSSSYHKIFDLTSLPNGAYILEFTTETRTVLQPFTITELGIRLKEADQKFRYIPIVKVKKGLLDVSLLNNELANIDIEISKIGGELVHEESLKNVLKVSRRFDVSNLSPGTYLVKVRTSEKTYYKEVQL
- a CDS encoding NAD(P)/FAD-dependent oxidoreductase, coding for MSQVKRRDFIKHSVIAGVGASLLSDPLHAKDQESFKSAIKPNPSPKKVIVGGGGIGGLCTAYELMKRGHDVTVLEASGRHGGHVYTARDGLSDGLYGDYGQEHITKPGYDRYWAYLEEFNITALPYPRRKNVLRRINGKFYTEEMLRDPVILKEFGFNEKEVQFLSNHPWWDLKSLYVNPYLDKFTDEYQPFGVGYDDWDHIPISDIYKKDGASETALSRLGGNHSSALYELWHAAILKLRGVPLAPPEVYRLKGGNQSLPDAFAKRLGPRVWLNCQITNIEQNDSGVSITYQQQGKESKMEADYYVNCIPLPTLKNIPITPVLPATRQYINENITYDSYQRFVFQASSKFWEEDGLSINMDLDHPDLWSVWQSAEEVDTHRVIVLGTGPGGISPQRALAAFREVYPGKRDTIEQAVSRDWTKQKYSPNCERLAFPLGELNKFWPHLMEPVGRIHFAGAYADNLNWGTEAATRSANRVAETIDKT